In the Sphaerodactylus townsendi isolate TG3544 unplaced genomic scaffold, MPM_Stown_v2.3 scaffold_170, whole genome shotgun sequence genome, one interval contains:
- the UTP3 gene encoding something about silencing protein 10 codes for MGKARRRSAAPPRAWVPREEKLEEPEPGELKVTEEVDDFHERRVEEALAALGSEEEEDVEEEAEEVLGLDLCEDSEEDGGEEEEEGMDEPLDMDSDLEEKPGAESSGLPDESAWGHRKRIYYGTDYGQAVAGSKAAKKSKEEVEAEELEEEEAAQAIQKRLADNLREDDYGLDLLQAYAAAEQPSEKESGRKIAKDLQSLSKKEQLKLLKKESPELLELIQDFEAKLVELRDELEPLVQMVRDGVIPQGKGSQYLQTKYHLYLNYCCNISFYLVLKAKRIPIHGHPVIERLVTYRNLINDLGVVDQRLAPEVRLLLKEFHNGGIEAVKKSLLLLRKAVNKTKPRTVRKVSSGERAEEATDDSDFDEEAALNYYKEMEEKIKSKKKRKHVQAEEKEEPLVEEEGPEQKRGATYQIVKNKGLTPRRKKIDRNPRVKHREKFRRARIRRKGQVREVRREEQRYGGELSGIRAGVKKSIKLK; via the coding sequence ATGGGGAAAGCGCGGCGGCGATCGGCCGCCCCTCCGCGGGCCTGGGTCCCGCGGGAGGAAAAGCTGGAGGAGCCGGAGCCGGGGGAGCTGAAAGTCACAGAGGAGGTAGACGACTTCCACGAGCGACGGGTGGAGGAGGCGTTGGCGGCGCTGggcagcgaggaggaggaggacgtggaggaggaggcggaggaggtgCTGGGCCTGGACCTCTGCGAGGACAGCGAGGaggatggaggggaggaggaagaggaaggcatgGACGAGCCCCTGGATATGGACAGTGACCTGGAGGAGAAGCCGGGGGCTGAGAGTTCCGGCCTCCCTGATGAGTCAGCCTGGGGACACCGCAAGAGGATCTATTACGGCACGGACTACGGTCAGGCTGTCGCTGGTTCCAAAGCAGCCAAGAAGAGCAAGGAAGAAGTCGAAGCAGAGgagctggaggaagaagaggccGCCCAGGCCATCCAGAAAAGGTTGGCTGACAATCTGCGGGAGGATGACTACGGCCTGGATCTTCTGCAGGCCTACGCTGCAGCTGAGCAGCCAAGCGAGAAAGAGTCCGGACGCAAAATTGCCAAGGACTTGCAATCTCTTTCCAAGAAGGAGCAGCTGAAGTTGCTGAAAAAGGAATCCCCAGAGCTGCTGGAATTGATTCAGGACTTTGAAGCTAAATTGGTCGAGCTCCGAGATGAGCTGGAGCCCCTCGTGCAAATGGTGAGAGATGGGGTCATCCCGCAGGGGAAAGGCAGCCAGTACCTGCAGACTAAATATCATCTCTACTTGAACTACTGTTGCAACATCAGCTTTTACTTGGTGCTGAAAGCCAAAAGGATTCCAATCCATGGCCACCCAGTCATTGAAAGACTCGTAACGTATAGAAACTTAATCAACGATTTGGGTGTTGTGGACCAAAGACTGGCACCAGAGGTTCGCCTGCTTCTTAAAGAATTCCATAATGGTGGAATAGAAGCAGTGAAGAAATCCCTGCTGCTTCTCAGAAAGGCTGTGAACAAAACCAAGCCGAGAACTGTTCGTAAGGTTTCCAGTGGTGAGCGTGCTGAAGAAGCCACAGATGATTCTGATTTCGATGAGGAAGCTGCCCTGAATTATTACAAGGAGATGGAGGAAAAGATAAAatctaagaaaaaaagaaaacacgtacaagcagaagaaaaggaagagccgCTTGTGGAAGAGGAAGGACCGGAACAAAAGAGAGGAGCGACATACCAAATTGTCAAGAATAAAGGCCTCACGCCCAGGAGGAAGAAGATTGATCGTAATCCAAGGGTCAAGCATCGTGAGAAATTCAGGCGAGCCAGGATTCGCAGGAAGGGGCAGGTTCGTGAAGTCCGAAGAGAAGAACAAAGATACGGAGGCGAACTTTCTGGCATTCGTGCTGGGGTTAAGAAAAGCATTAAGCTTAAGTGA